GGATCGCTTGCGGTATCGACGGCGAAGACCTGAGACGTCATCGAATCGATCCGTTGAAAATTGGGATGAACTTCCGTTCGTTCTGTGGACTGTACGATGAAATATTTCCGTCCGTTTGAAAGCATTGTGTCTCCGGTGACGGAGACGAAGTAATAGTGTAAAGGAATGGATACGCCTCCCATCCCACCATAGGTTGACGATCGATATTCCCAGCGGTCGCCTATTTGCAACGGATAGAATGACAGTGCAGAGTCTGTCTGGGAATGAGCGAGTGATGCCGCCAAGCAAAGAGCGGCTGAGACTAAGGCGGACTTAAGTGAAGTTTTCATGTTGTTGACCACGAAGACACAAAGGCACCATGGGAGAGGGTTGACCTCATCACTTTATCAGCACAAGCCGTCTGGTTACCGTTGTATTCCCCGATGAGAGTTGATAAAAATACATTCCGCTGGCCAGGGATTCAGACGAGAGCGGGATAGTGTGAACTCCCGGCTGCGCCGTGCCATGAAAGAGGACCGATATTTTTCTCCCCAAAGGATCGAACAGCGTCAATGTTGCCGGTCCGGCATGGGGCATGGAGAATTGAATTTGAGTCGAACCGTTGAACGGATTTGGATAATTCTGAAACAGAGCGTACTCCGAAGGAACAGTTTGGGGCGGATCGATCACCGGCATTATTGTGTAACTTTGCAGCGTATGATCGGTATTTATAGGAATTGTTGTAAGACCTCCCGATGCGGCTACGCTCAGCTCGCCGACCCCCTCCTTGAAAATAAAACGATAAAGTATCGATGCATGTCCATCCGTATTCTCGCGCGCGATGATGGTTGCGCAGTGAGCGGAATCAGCGACGGCATACCGATTAAGAGAAGTTGAGTCTGCGAAGCCTGCAATAAAAGGGAACACCTGAATGGCCGAGCCCCCGGGCTGGTTATCCGAGGAATCAGGAGTCCGGTATATCGGATGCTTTCCGTTAAGCAGTTCGACGA
The Bacteroidota bacterium genome window above contains:
- a CDS encoding T9SS type A sorting domain-containing protein, yielding MKIKILFLLLFLILPASMIEAGVTSDSLSDIFPLAVGNQWTYRFQSAVFDEFPDVHYADTGSVTYLVTAVITASDSLRWLVRENRDLTSYYYSPGDEFPEADTSFKVVDVHSFEIVELLNGKHPIYRTPDSSDNQPGGSAIQVFPFIAGFADSTSLNRYAVADSAHCATIIARENTDGHASILYRFIFKEGVGELSVAASGGLTTIPINTDHTLQSYTIMPVIDPPQTVPSEYALFQNYPNPFNGSTQIQFSMPHAGPATLTLFDPLGRKISVLFHGTAQPGVHTIPLSSESLASGMYFYQLSSGNTTVTRRLVLIK